A window of the Caldisericia bacterium genome harbors these coding sequences:
- a CDS encoding DUF2723 domain-containing protein has product MNKKININVFLLTLITILTRIFLFKDFFHEWDTINFALAIKNFNVYAEQPHPPGYPIPVLISKFVYLFIKDDLKSLQILSLFFSILGVLIFYYFMKILTQDEFYSFLTTIIFSFTSIFYFYGTVEDIYSSEAFLTLILGLFSFLSLKDKKYLPILSIFYGLSTGIRFNDLIFFFPLIIFVFIKSKIKLKELIFNCSLIIFFVLICYLPTVYSGGGFDIHSIHSKTLFTWVIGTSLIFNNQYWLTKTFETFILFLRESLIPIFFLIFLFFKKRDFLLFFLTWITPSFLFYLFIHAPKVGYYLTIIPPIYIFLFYKFYNLKIKYKKFIFITLVIILILNTMNIFIDLRKDLNNQIEIISVFINKIQKFIKNDNDIIIISDETVSLFRHIPYYIPYTKTYFLTAHSNYISEWNIEYGYIIQQKREPMEICKGNIIKIGENVKKLIFITQSPRELEDILILDNVKIEESIGSIRGGGFTIVSYEITDDFDYLLFKGFKIIKN; this is encoded by the coding sequence ATGAATAAAAAAATTAATATAAATGTTTTTTTATTAACATTAATAACGATTTTAACAAGAATTTTTCTATTTAAAGATTTTTTTCATGAGTGGGATACTATTAATTTTGCTTTAGCGATTAAAAATTTTAATGTTTATGCAGAACAACCTCATCCGCCTGGATATCCAATTCCTGTTTTAATAAGTAAATTTGTTTATCTATTTATAAAAGATGATTTAAAAAGTTTACAAATACTCTCTTTATTTTTTTCAATATTAGGAGTTTTAATTTTTTATTATTTTATGAAAATTTTAACTCAAGATGAATTTTATTCTTTTTTAACAACAATTATTTTTTCCTTTACTTCAATATTTTACTTTTATGGAACTGTTGAAGATATTTACTCTTCAGAAGCATTTTTAACACTTATATTAGGTTTATTTTCTTTTTTGTCATTAAAAGATAAAAAATATCTACCAATTTTATCAATTTTTTATGGTTTAAGCACAGGTATAAGGTTTAATGATTTAATTTTTTTCTTTCCTTTAATTATTTTTGTATTTATTAAATCTAAAATTAAACTAAAAGAACTTATATTTAACTGTTCTTTAATAATATTTTTTGTACTAATTTGCTATCTTCCAACTGTTTATTCAGGTGGTGGATTTGATATTCATTCAATTCATTCAAAAACCTTATTTACATGGGTTATTGGAACATCTTTAATATTTAATAATCAGTATTGGTTAACTAAAACATTTGAAACATTTATTTTATTTTTAAGGGAATCATTAATACCAATATTCTTTTTAATTTTTCTTTTTTTTAAAAAAAGAGACTTTTTACTTTTCTTTTTAACTTGGATAACTCCTTCTTTTTTATTTTATCTATTTATTCATGCTCCTAAAGTTGGTTATTATTTAACAATTATTCCACCAATCTATATTTTTTTATTTTATAAATTTTATAATTTAAAAATAAAATATAAAAAATTTATTTTTATTACTTTGGTAATAATTTTAATTCTTAATACTATGAATATTTTTATTGATTTAAGAAAAGATTTAAACAATCAAATTGAAATTATTAGTGTATTTATAAATAAAATCCAAAAATTTATCAAAAATGATAATGATATAATTATTATTTCAGATGAAACCGTTTCTTTATTTAGACATATTCCATATTATATTCCTTATACAAAAACTTATTTTTTAACAGCACATAGTAATTATATAAGTGAATGGAACATAGAATATGGGTATATAATTCAACAAAAAAGAGAACCCATGGAAATTTGTAAAGGAAACATTATAAAAATTGGTGAAAATGTAAAAAAATTAATTTTTATAACACAATCACCAAGAGAGTTAGAAGATATTTTGATTTTAGATAATGTAAAAATTGAAGAAAGTATAGGAAGTATAAGAGGTGGTGGATTTACAATTGTTTCCTATGAAATCACAGATGATTTTGATTATTTGTTATTTAAAGGGTTTAAAATAATTAAAAATTAG